A stretch of the Bradyrhizobium sp. CCBAU 53351 genome encodes the following:
- a CDS encoding PAS domain-containing sensor histidine kinase, with the protein MRDEMLTFLNGGGRMGERIRLFDWRSNSLGPPDSWPQSLRSALSICLYSSFPTAIYWGPDFRLLYNDAWSVIPGERHPWALGRPAKEVWSDIWHVVGPQFENVMATGEGFSTYDEMLPMVRGGVQQETYWNYSISPIRGEDGEVAGIFNQGNETTQIVLARRSSQQEIARLSLMFEQAPGATAVLRGPRHVFEIANPAYLQLVGRNDILGKSVDQALPEVASQGFIELLDTVYKSGEPYAGRAIPVVLDRSGIREQRHLDFVYQPISDGAGDRYGIFVQATDVTDTIRAVAALRESEERYQAIVNSIDQMIWSTLPDGYHDYYNDRWYEYTGMPKGSTDGEAWNGMFHPDDQERAWKLWRHSLATGTPYHIEYRLRHRSGEYRWVIGRAQCVRNEAGEIIRWYGTCTDLHDLKMAEEARQLLMQELNHRVKNLFQLFEAMVYMTGRSSNTTAEMSSALKARLQALSRAHDLVRIGAADSMPAHSVLLIHLAEQILAPHLSDAQHGKVSLAGPEILLGEKSASAMALILHELATNATKYGALGRADGKVMIGWELAGKDLVLTWSERNSSAAIAKPTSTGFGSRLIKSAVEGQLGGKVDIVWKPSGVQLRLELSQARLRD; encoded by the coding sequence ATGCGTGACGAGATGCTGACATTCCTGAACGGGGGAGGACGGATGGGAGAGCGCATCCGCCTGTTCGACTGGAGGTCAAATTCACTCGGGCCTCCGGATTCGTGGCCGCAATCGCTTCGTTCGGCACTGTCCATTTGCCTGTATTCGAGCTTTCCAACGGCGATCTATTGGGGGCCGGACTTCAGGCTCCTTTATAATGACGCGTGGTCTGTCATCCCGGGCGAGCGCCATCCCTGGGCTCTCGGCCGCCCCGCCAAGGAAGTCTGGTCCGACATCTGGCACGTCGTCGGCCCGCAGTTCGAGAACGTGATGGCCACGGGTGAGGGCTTTTCTACCTATGACGAAATGCTGCCAATGGTGCGTGGCGGCGTCCAGCAGGAGACCTACTGGAACTACAGCATCAGCCCGATCCGCGGCGAAGACGGCGAGGTTGCGGGCATCTTCAATCAAGGCAATGAGACAACTCAAATTGTCCTGGCGCGGCGTAGCTCCCAGCAGGAGATTGCGCGTCTCTCCCTGATGTTTGAACAGGCGCCAGGCGCGACGGCCGTTCTGCGGGGGCCACGCCATGTCTTTGAAATCGCAAACCCCGCTTACTTGCAGTTGGTGGGCCGTAACGACATCCTCGGCAAGTCGGTCGACCAGGCCCTGCCCGAGGTGGCGTCGCAAGGTTTCATCGAGCTACTCGACACCGTCTACAAGAGCGGAGAGCCTTACGCCGGGCGCGCCATTCCGGTCGTCCTGGATCGAAGTGGAATTCGCGAGCAGCGGCATCTCGACTTCGTCTATCAGCCGATAAGCGACGGCGCGGGCGACCGGTACGGCATTTTCGTGCAAGCGACCGATGTGACGGACACGATCCGGGCGGTGGCTGCTCTTCGCGAAAGCGAGGAACGTTACCAGGCCATCGTTAACTCCATCGACCAGATGATCTGGTCGACGCTGCCTGACGGCTATCATGATTATTACAACGACCGCTGGTACGAATATACGGGGATGCCCAAAGGTTCAACCGATGGTGAGGCCTGGAACGGAATGTTTCACCCCGATGACCAGGAGCGAGCCTGGAAATTGTGGCGCCACAGCTTGGCTACGGGCACCCCCTATCATATCGAGTATCGGCTGCGGCACCGCTCGGGTGAATATCGCTGGGTGATCGGACGTGCACAGTGCGTCCGCAACGAGGCGGGCGAAATCATCCGCTGGTACGGCACGTGCACTGACCTGCATGATTTGAAAATGGCCGAGGAGGCCCGGCAGCTGCTGATGCAAGAGCTGAATCATCGGGTGAAGAACCTCTTCCAGCTCTTCGAGGCCATGGTGTACATGACGGGCCGATCGAGCAATACGACGGCTGAAATGAGCTCCGCGCTTAAAGCACGTTTGCAAGCGCTATCGCGGGCACATGACCTCGTCCGGATCGGCGCAGCAGATTCGATGCCGGCGCATTCGGTGTTGCTCATCCATCTTGCTGAACAGATATTGGCACCGCATTTGAGTGACGCGCAACATGGCAAAGTGAGCTTGGCCGGACCGGAAATCCTGCTGGGCGAGAAATCAGCCTCCGCTATGGCGCTCATCCTGCATGAGCTTGCCACGAACGCTACCAAGTATGGCGCACTGGGTCGTGCAGACGGGAAGGTGATGATCGGCTGGGAACTTGCTGGAAAAGATCTGGTTCTGACGTGGAGCGAGCGCAATTCCTCTGCTGCGATTGCCAAGCCGACATCGACCGGTTTCGGCAGCAGGCTCATTAAGTCTGCGGTCGAAGGGCAGCTCGGCGGAAAAGTCGATATTGTTTGGAAGCCTTCTGGCGTACAACTCCGCCTGGAGTTAAGCCAGGCACGGCTGCGCGACTGA
- a CDS encoding transposase has protein sequence MMGHRQVEQAALFYEFSLERHIPADHLLRSIDRFVDLEEVRQDLAPFYSSIGRPSIDPELMIRMLLIGYCFGIRSERRLCDEVHLNLAYRWFCRLGLDGAVPDHSTFSKNRHGRFRQSDLFRCVFESVLRRCIEERLVGGEGFAVDASLIKADANRQKGIEGDKGLPPEAAGRAIDEYLAVLDDAAFGAATEVTPKFVSPSDPAARWTGAHGGQAFFAYSTNYLIDIENAIIVDVEATTAIRQAEVLAAKRMIERSLERFDLYPSRLLGDSGYGSAEMLAWLVYEHGIEPHVTVFDKSARTDGIFSRDDFTYDHAGDVYRCPGGKVLTTTGTLVNDGATMLYLASKHDCDRCALKSRCCPKQPSRRVPRSIYEGARDMARQIARSWEGRTSRRLRKKIEMLFAHLKRILKLDRLRLRGPNGAHDEFILAATAQNLRKMAKLIPMSTPRLA, from the coding sequence ATGATGGGACATCGGCAAGTCGAGCAGGCCGCGTTGTTCTATGAGTTCTCGCTGGAAAGGCATATCCCGGCCGACCACTTGCTCCGGTCGATCGATAGATTTGTCGACCTTGAAGAGGTCAGACAGGACCTGGCGCCTTTCTACAGTAGTATCGGTCGACCTTCGATCGATCCCGAGCTGATGATCCGGATGCTGCTGATCGGTTACTGCTTCGGCATTCGATCGGAGCGGCGCCTGTGCGATGAGGTCCACCTTAACTTGGCCTACCGATGGTTCTGCCGGCTTGGTCTAGATGGCGCAGTACCTGATCACTCGACGTTCTCCAAGAACAGGCATGGCCGCTTCCGACAGAGCGACCTCTTCCGGTGCGTGTTCGAGAGCGTTTTGCGTCGCTGTATCGAGGAGCGGCTGGTCGGTGGTGAAGGATTCGCCGTCGATGCGAGCCTGATCAAGGCCGATGCCAATCGGCAGAAGGGGATCGAAGGCGACAAGGGACTTCCACCGGAGGCTGCCGGCCGAGCGATCGACGAGTATCTGGCTGTCCTCGATGATGCCGCGTTCGGAGCAGCCACCGAAGTGACCCCGAAGTTCGTGTCGCCCTCCGACCCAGCGGCGCGCTGGACGGGAGCGCACGGCGGCCAAGCCTTCTTTGCCTACTCGACGAACTACCTGATCGACATCGAGAACGCGATCATCGTCGATGTTGAGGCGACGACGGCAATCCGGCAGGCGGAGGTATTGGCTGCCAAGCGCATGATTGAGCGCTCGCTGGAGCGGTTTGATCTCTATCCGAGCCGGCTCCTCGGCGACAGCGGCTATGGCTCGGCCGAGATGCTCGCCTGGCTGGTCTATGAGCATGGCATCGAGCCGCACGTTACAGTCTTCGACAAGTCGGCTCGCACAGACGGGATCTTCTCGCGCGACGACTTCACCTATGACCACGCCGGGGACGTTTATCGTTGCCCCGGCGGCAAAGTTCTTACCACGACCGGAACGCTGGTGAATGATGGCGCCACCATGCTTTACCTTGCCAGCAAGCACGATTGTGATCGCTGCGCATTGAAGTCCCGATGCTGCCCCAAGCAGCCATCACGGAGGGTGCCACGCTCGATCTACGAGGGCGCTCGCGACATGGCGCGCCAGATCGCAAGATCATGGGAGGGCCGCACCTCGCGTCGGCTCCGCAAGAAGATCGAGATGCTGTTCGCGCACCTCAAGCGCATCCTCAAACTCGACCGTCTACGCTTACGAGGTCCAAACGGTGCGCATGACGAGTTCATCCTGGCGGCCACCGCCCAGAACCTAAGAAAGATGGCCAAGCTGATCCCGATGTCCACCCCGAGGCTCGCATAG
- a CDS encoding IS5 family transposase, with amino-acid sequence MRYELTDHEWTAIKPMLPNKPRGVRRVNDRRVLNGIFWVLRSGAPWRDLPTAFGPYTTCYNRFVRWRRAGVWGRIIEALATAHDAAVQMIDTSIVRVHQHGACITRNQRQSMGRSRGGLTSKIHAVVDGNGLPVRLALSPGEAHDVRLAGKLLSCLKAGSMLLADRGYDADWIREMAMKKGAWANIPPKSNRSDPICFSPHLYRARNQVERFFNRIKQCRRVATRYDRLAANYLAFVQLASIRLWLRLNESAS; translated from the coding sequence ATGCGCTACGAACTCACGGACCATGAATGGACCGCCATCAAGCCGATGCTACCGAACAAGCCGCGTGGCGTTCGTCGGGTGAACGACAGACGGGTCCTGAATGGCATCTTCTGGGTCCTCCGATCAGGAGCACCTTGGCGTGATCTGCCGACGGCGTTTGGCCCATACACCACTTGCTACAACCGGTTCGTTAGGTGGCGGCGGGCCGGTGTTTGGGGCCGCATCATAGAAGCGCTCGCCACTGCCCATGATGCCGCTGTCCAGATGATCGACACCTCCATTGTCCGCGTGCATCAGCATGGAGCCTGCATCACAAGAAACCAGCGCCAGTCGATGGGAAGGTCACGCGGCGGCTTGACGAGCAAAATCCATGCGGTGGTCGATGGCAATGGCTTGCCGGTACGGCTGGCGCTGAGCCCGGGTGAGGCCCATGACGTTCGACTCGCCGGAAAACTGCTGTCTTGTCTGAAAGCAGGCTCGATGCTGCTTGCCGACCGTGGCTATGATGCGGACTGGATCAGGGAGATGGCTATGAAGAAGGGCGCGTGGGCCAACATCCCGCCGAAGAGCAATCGTAGCGATCCGATCTGCTTCAGCCCCCACCTCTATCGTGCTCGCAACCAGGTCGAGCGGTTCTTCAACAGGATCAAACAATGTCGTCGGGTGGCGACGCGCTACGATAGGCTCGCCGCCAACTACCTCGCATTCGTTCAACTCGCATCAATAAGGCTATGGCTGCGCCTTAATGAGTCCGCGTCCTAA
- a CDS encoding winged helix-turn-helix domain-containing tetratricopeptide repeat protein produces the protein MRYLFEDLELDSGRRELYRDTNVVALAPQTFDLLDYLIRNRERVVGKDELITAIWKGRFVSDAALTTRLNAARSAIGDSGERQRLIKTLPRKGYRFIGTVQEADRAPTVAVNEFQRETAKPALTLPDKPSLAVLPFTNLSSDPEQEYFADGMVEDIITGLSRSKSLFVIARQSTFSYKSKPIDIRQVGRELGVRYVLEGSVRRSGDRVRIYGNLIEATTGAHLWADRFDSQLSDIFDLQDQVTGSVIGALVPQLERAEIERAKRKPTENLQAYDYYLRALSSFYQFTREQNIEALRLTRLAVEIDPGLAAAYALGAYCCLQRKVFGWTVDADQERDETRRLARRAIELDKEDPTVLVRAGQAIASVLYELDEGTTLVFQAHELNSNLAVARYSIGWEHIRRGNVEEGLKQFHAGVRLSPMDPFLFLMRTGIAFAHFLTDRYEDGSSWAKLAVLHRPNYLNAQFILAACHAMSGRVEEARVIGARLLEARPALRLSTLVPKLARFYQPKPLEKITIACRIMGLPP, from the coding sequence TTGCGCTATCTCTTCGAAGATCTTGAACTAGATTCCGGCCGCCGCGAGCTATACCGCGACACAAACGTCGTTGCCCTGGCGCCACAGACCTTTGACCTGCTCGACTATCTCATTCGCAACCGCGAGCGCGTAGTTGGCAAGGACGAGCTCATCACCGCCATTTGGAAGGGACGGTTCGTGTCCGATGCCGCGCTGACGACCCGGCTAAATGCAGCTCGATCCGCGATTGGCGATTCCGGAGAGCGCCAGCGTCTGATCAAGACGCTGCCGAGGAAGGGCTATCGCTTTATCGGTACGGTGCAGGAAGCCGACAGAGCCCCCACGGTGGCAGTAAACGAATTCCAAAGGGAGACCGCCAAACCTGCCCTCACACTTCCCGACAAGCCGTCGCTCGCCGTTCTCCCATTCACCAACCTGAGCTCGGATCCAGAACAGGAGTATTTCGCCGATGGCATGGTCGAGGACATCATCACCGGCCTTTCACGGTCCAAATCGCTGTTCGTCATCGCGCGACAATCTACTTTTAGCTATAAGAGCAAGCCTATCGACATTAGGCAGGTCGGGCGCGAGCTAGGCGTTCGGTACGTGCTCGAAGGCAGCGTGCGCAGATCCGGCGACCGGGTTCGCATTTACGGAAATTTGATCGAGGCCACGACGGGTGCCCACCTCTGGGCGGACCGCTTCGACAGCCAACTCAGTGATATCTTCGATCTGCAGGACCAAGTGACGGGTAGCGTGATTGGCGCACTCGTTCCTCAATTGGAGCGGGCCGAGATAGAGCGCGCAAAACGCAAGCCAACCGAAAATCTTCAGGCCTACGATTACTATCTTCGTGCACTCTCAAGCTTCTATCAATTCACTCGCGAACAAAACATTGAAGCCCTCAGACTGACTCGGCTTGCCGTCGAGATCGATCCCGGGTTGGCCGCAGCATACGCGCTGGGCGCTTATTGCTGCCTGCAACGAAAGGTCTTCGGCTGGACGGTCGATGCGGATCAGGAACGCGATGAGACCCGACGGCTGGCGAGGCGCGCAATTGAGCTCGATAAGGAAGATCCAACTGTCCTTGTGAGGGCCGGGCAGGCTATTGCCAGCGTACTGTATGAGCTCGACGAGGGCACGACCCTTGTTTTCCAGGCGCATGAGCTCAATTCAAATTTGGCTGTTGCACGATATAGTATCGGCTGGGAACACATACGGCGCGGCAATGTTGAGGAGGGGCTCAAACAGTTCCATGCCGGCGTGCGTTTAAGCCCTATGGATCCGTTTCTTTTTCTGATGCGGACCGGAATAGCGTTTGCTCATTTTTTGACAGATCGATACGAAGACGGTTCATCATGGGCCAAGTTGGCTGTGCTGCACCGGCCCAACTATCTCAACGCACAGTTTATTCTAGCGGCTTGCCACGCAATGTCTGGCAGGGTCGAGGAAGCCCGAGTGATCGGTGCACGCCTACTAGAAGCGAGGCCGGCTCTGCGCCTCTCTACGCTCGTTCCCAAGCTCGCTAGATTTTACCAGCCGAAACCTCTCGAAAAAATAACGATAGCTTGCCGCATCATGGGTCTCCCCCCCTAA
- a CDS encoding DUF1127 domain-containing protein — protein MNCWTAFKEWRKWERLRRDLCNLSDRELMDMGITYSEIDYVTSNRTTNPRGIPSAE, from the coding sequence ATGAATTGTTGGACCGCCTTTAAGGAATGGCGAAAATGGGAGCGGCTGCGGCGCGATCTTTGCAACCTGAGTGATCGGGAGCTGATGGATATGGGCATTACGTATTCCGAGATCGATTACGTGACCTCAAACCGAACTACGAACCCGCGAGGTATACCATCGGCCGAATGA
- a CDS encoding winged helix-turn-helix domain-containing tetratricopeptide repeat protein, with protein sequence MRYLFEEYVFHTDRRELHREGELVPVAPQVFDLLGYLIRNRERVVSKDDIIKVIWNGRSVSDAALTTRLNAARTAIGDSGEEQRFIKTLPRKGFRFVGAVREVKEPAGAAVADNQLELQKADLALPDKPSIAVLPFENLSGDPEQEYFADGMVEEIITALSRFKSLFVIARHSSFTFKGKTVDIQEVRRRLGVRYVLEGAVRKASGKVRITGQLIDAVTCAHLWADRFERDLTDIFALQDEVALAVVSAVQPKMLQAEIEAATRRRPENLTAYDFFLRSMQQYYLTTRESLAEAIKLAHRALELEPRFSSAAALAADSHASNFALGYANDPEFDAKEAMRLARLALSLDDDDPDTLSRVAVISAGLVGDSEAEIEMADRAVALNPNSWRTWNNRGWVYTMGGLPEEAIQSFERAIRMSPVDPLLHMTFLGIGNALMGLGRFDEAIIVLKKALRQNPSFVPACRGLASAFAHLGRDAEAHAAAARVLEIDPAFTISAHIARAPKSSKLLIEGLRKAGLPE encoded by the coding sequence TTGCGCTATCTGTTTGAGGAGTACGTCTTCCACACCGATCGGCGCGAGCTGCATCGCGAGGGGGAGCTCGTCCCTGTCGCACCACAGGTGTTCGATCTGCTTGGTTACCTGATCCGCAACAGGGAGCGAGTTGTCAGCAAGGACGACATCATCAAAGTCATTTGGAATGGGCGCAGCGTATCCGACGCGGCGCTGACAACCCGCCTGAATGCCGCCCGGACTGCAATCGGCGATTCCGGCGAGGAACAGCGCTTCATAAAAACACTACCGCGCAAGGGCTTCCGTTTCGTCGGAGCAGTCCGGGAAGTGAAGGAACCGGCAGGCGCAGCAGTTGCCGATAATCAGTTAGAACTTCAGAAAGCCGACCTTGCGCTCCCCGACAAACCGTCTATCGCTGTGCTGCCGTTTGAAAACCTGAGCGGCGATCCCGAGCAGGAATATTTCGCCGACGGCATGGTGGAAGAAATCATCACCGCGCTGTCGCGCTTTAAGTCTCTGTTCGTTATCGCACGTCACTCAAGTTTCACCTTCAAAGGCAAAACTGTCGATATCCAGGAGGTCCGACGCAGGCTCGGCGTGCGCTACGTGCTTGAGGGGGCCGTGCGCAAGGCATCGGGGAAGGTTCGAATCACAGGGCAATTGATTGATGCGGTGACATGCGCGCATCTATGGGCGGACAGATTCGAGCGTGATCTGACGGACATTTTCGCTCTCCAAGACGAAGTTGCACTCGCCGTTGTCTCGGCTGTTCAGCCAAAGATGCTTCAAGCAGAGATTGAAGCGGCTACGCGGCGGCGACCAGAGAACCTCACTGCCTATGATTTTTTTCTCCGATCCATGCAACAGTATTACCTGACGACCCGCGAAAGTTTGGCCGAGGCGATTAAGTTGGCTCATCGGGCTTTGGAGCTAGAGCCGAGGTTCAGCTCTGCAGCGGCTCTGGCAGCTGACTCTCACGCGAGCAACTTCGCTTTAGGCTATGCCAACGATCCCGAGTTCGACGCCAAGGAAGCAATGCGGCTTGCACGTTTGGCGTTGAGCCTCGATGATGATGACCCCGACACGTTGTCAAGGGTTGCTGTAATCTCAGCAGGCCTGGTCGGCGATAGTGAAGCTGAAATCGAAATGGCTGACCGGGCGGTCGCGCTCAACCCGAATTCCTGGCGCACTTGGAACAATAGAGGCTGGGTCTATACAATGGGGGGACTGCCCGAAGAGGCCATCCAAAGCTTTGAACGTGCAATTCGCATGAGCCCGGTAGACCCGCTGCTACACATGACGTTTCTGGGCATTGGGAATGCTCTTATGGGCCTTGGCCGGTTTGACGAGGCGATCATTGTCTTGAAGAAAGCCCTTCGTCAGAATCCTTCCTTTGTGCCAGCTTGCCGTGGACTTGCGTCTGCCTTCGCCCACCTCGGACGCGACGCTGAGGCGCACGCCGCGGCGGCGCGTGTGCTTGAGATCGATCCCGCCTTTACAATATCGGCGCATATCGCCCGGGCCCCCAAAAGCTCAAAGCTGTTGATCGAGGGCCTTCGGAAAGCGGGGCTGCCCGAATAA
- a CDS encoding IS630 family transposase yields MANAGVRGRPIAPLVLSQQERTYLERQVRRHRVARSLSERCRAILRCADGLPSKSVAAELGLHEHTVGKWRRRFLKDRCDGLLDEARPGRPRTINDDQVAAVIERTLRTTPADATHWSIRSMAAETGFSHTTIRRMWAAFGLQPHRSQTFKLSSDPLFVDKVRDIVGLYLSPPNRALVLSIDEKSQIQALDREQPVLPMMPGIPERRTHSYVRHGTTTLFAALDVASGFVIGKCYKRHRAVEFLKFLKEIDAQVPEGLDVHIVMDNYATHKTPRIKAWLARRPHYHVHFTPTSASWINQVERWFAELTRKQIQRGVHTSVRQLEADIRTFIDLHNKNPKPFKWTKSADQILASVKRFCHKAQQTLCGEL; encoded by the coding sequence GTGGCGAATGCGGGTGTGCGAGGCCGGCCGATTGCGCCGTTGGTGCTGAGTCAGCAGGAGCGGACGTACCTGGAGAGGCAAGTTCGTCGTCATCGTGTTGCCCGGTCGCTATCTGAGCGATGCCGCGCGATCCTGCGATGCGCGGATGGATTGCCTAGCAAGTCTGTGGCTGCCGAACTCGGCCTCCACGAACACACCGTTGGCAAGTGGCGTCGCCGATTTTTGAAGGACCGCTGTGATGGCCTGCTTGACGAGGCACGCCCTGGCCGCCCTCGAACCATCAACGATGATCAGGTTGCCGCGGTGATCGAGCGGACGTTGCGGACGACGCCAGCCGATGCGACGCACTGGTCGATCCGCTCGATGGCTGCGGAAACCGGCTTTTCCCACACCACGATCCGCCGAATGTGGGCGGCGTTCGGCTTGCAGCCGCACCGTAGCCAGACATTCAAGCTATCGAGCGATCCGCTGTTCGTCGACAAGGTACGCGACATCGTCGGCCTTTACCTGTCCCCACCGAACCGAGCCCTTGTTCTGAGCATCGATGAGAAAAGCCAGATTCAGGCACTCGATCGCGAGCAGCCGGTCTTGCCGATGATGCCCGGCATACCGGAGCGTCGTACGCACAGCTATGTGCGGCATGGTACGACCACGCTGTTTGCCGCGCTCGATGTCGCCTCGGGGTTCGTCATCGGCAAATGCTACAAGCGCCACCGGGCAGTCGAGTTCTTGAAGTTTCTAAAAGAGATCGATGCTCAAGTCCCTGAAGGCCTCGATGTCCATATCGTCATGGACAACTACGCCACCCACAAGACACCCAGGATCAAAGCGTGGCTCGCCCGTCGGCCGCATTATCATGTCCACTTCACGCCGACTTCCGCGTCATGGATCAATCAGGTCGAACGCTGGTTCGCTGAGCTCACCAGAAAGCAGATCCAGCGAGGTGTTCACACCTCCGTCAGGCAGCTCGAGGCCGATATCCGTACCTTCATCGACCTGCACAACAAAAATCCCAAGCCCTTCAAATGGACCAAGTCCGCAGACCAGATTTTGGCTTCCGTCAAACGCTTCTGCCACAAAGCCCAGCAGACTTTATGTGGCGAACTTTAG
- a CDS encoding aminoglycoside phosphotransferase family protein: MQGPLGEKIGEGAFSEAYTWAPGQVVKLFKAGVAREFGRHEMRMIGAVFAAGLPVPEVFGELTLDGRFGIVLERLDGPTLLHLSRTGTVTYGQAGAIVAALAMSLHKTSAPPEIPSMRDYMETELQHDDGKVPKRIAADILALIDHLPIGNGLCHCDLSSGNVIMTAEGPKLVDWTFAMRGPAALDLGFLHVILSELAPEIADNPERPRATNAAAQSEYARLAGMSFAELTAAMEPYLPIVRTFVVLGDVVPSLRQRLIQRIETGLRSKD, from the coding sequence ATGCAGGGACCCCTGGGGGAAAAGATTGGTGAAGGTGCCTTCTCCGAAGCCTATACTTGGGCGCCCGGTCAAGTGGTCAAGCTTTTCAAGGCCGGCGTCGCTCGTGAGTTCGGTCGGCATGAAATGCGCATGATCGGCGCTGTCTTCGCTGCCGGTCTTCCGGTGCCGGAGGTGTTCGGCGAGTTGACGCTGGACGGGCGCTTCGGCATCGTGCTGGAGCGTCTTGACGGACCAACCCTGTTGCATCTCTCGCGGACCGGCACGGTCACGTACGGACAGGCAGGCGCAATCGTCGCGGCTCTGGCCATGTCTCTTCATAAGACATCCGCGCCGCCGGAGATTCCTTCCATGCGCGACTATATGGAAACCGAGTTGCAGCACGACGACGGCAAGGTCCCGAAGCGCATCGCCGCGGATATCCTCGCCCTGATTGATCACCTGCCGATCGGTAACGGGCTTTGCCATTGCGACCTTAGCTCCGGCAACGTGATCATGACGGCGGAAGGCCCAAAGCTCGTCGACTGGACCTTCGCGATGCGCGGGCCGGCCGCCCTCGATCTTGGTTTCTTGCATGTCATCCTTTCCGAACTCGCCCCGGAAATAGCTGACAATCCGGAGCGTCCGCGCGCGACCAATGCGGCGGCGCAATCCGAATACGCGCGGCTGGCCGGCATGTCGTTCGCGGAGCTTACGGCGGCCATGGAGCCGTATTTGCCCATCGTCCGCACCTTCGTCGTCCTCGGCGACGTGGTGCCTTCCTTGCGGCAGCGGCTGATTCAACGCATCGAAACGGGGCTGCGCTCGAAAGACTGA
- a CDS encoding tetratricopeptide repeat protein: MTNWEVSNGPLGEPPSENAQPDKPASDEREREKPPSDRNLKIRLRARLQVIGGALASIAAVGAIAGGLVGYWTVWKTLRTDVFPESQKTQKQATIRPDVAPRLSLVVLPFANLSNDAEQDYFADGITTDLTTDLAQMPETFVIGRGTAFTYKKKQVDLKTLGKDLGVRWAVQGAVQRAGDRVRMNVSLSDLSTGRDVWSDRFDGDRSNLPSLQEQVTARLARSLNVELIQAESRRSQMDRPTNPNAVDFSMRGWAKRYGPRTKLTNAEANDLFDSALRLDPSNIDAMIGKASCLADGVIYGWSTSVAEDKRTALKLIDQVLAQRPATANAHAAKGNILNYGNPEEALPEYDAALEIDPNSPVAYASKGIVLVTAGRAAEAFSPIQIALRLSPKDPAAGTWHFFLCHAHVHLSQYREGIEECRRSINLNKSDWFPYPDLIAAYEATGQSEMAQQVIVELNAIRPDFTIQWFKQIGYARSSNPQFRREYDGIIEGLRKAGVREQ; encoded by the coding sequence GTGACAAACTGGGAGGTGTCGAACGGCCCACTTGGCGAACCGCCATCCGAGAACGCGCAGCCGGACAAACCGGCATCCGATGAGAGGGAACGGGAGAAGCCGCCATCTGATCGCAACTTAAAGATTCGCTTGCGGGCACGATTGCAGGTGATCGGGGGCGCGCTCGCCTCGATTGCTGCCGTGGGCGCGATCGCGGGTGGCCTCGTTGGCTACTGGACCGTTTGGAAGACACTCCGCACAGACGTGTTTCCGGAAAGCCAAAAAACACAGAAACAGGCTACCATCCGGCCCGATGTTGCTCCTCGTTTGTCCCTTGTTGTCCTGCCATTTGCAAATCTCAGCAACGATGCGGAGCAGGACTATTTCGCCGACGGCATTACGACCGATCTGACAACAGACCTCGCGCAAATGCCTGAGACGTTCGTCATCGGTCGCGGGACGGCTTTCACCTATAAGAAAAAGCAGGTCGATCTAAAGACGCTGGGCAAGGACCTTGGTGTCCGATGGGCGGTACAGGGAGCGGTGCAGCGGGCCGGAGATCGGGTCCGTATGAACGTATCACTTTCCGACCTGTCGACTGGTCGCGACGTCTGGTCGGACCGCTTTGACGGCGATCGGTCAAATCTTCCGTCCTTGCAGGAACAGGTCACGGCTAGGCTCGCCCGTTCCCTCAACGTCGAACTCATCCAAGCCGAAAGCCGGCGCAGCCAAATGGACAGACCAACCAACCCAAACGCTGTGGATTTCAGCATGCGCGGCTGGGCGAAGCGCTATGGCCCACGGACCAAGTTGACGAATGCAGAGGCAAACGACTTGTTCGACAGCGCACTGCGCCTCGATCCGAGCAACATAGATGCAATGATCGGCAAGGCATCGTGCCTAGCGGATGGTGTGATCTACGGATGGTCAACATCCGTGGCGGAGGACAAAAGGACGGCGCTCAAGCTAATTGATCAAGTTCTCGCACAACGTCCAGCGACCGCAAACGCGCACGCAGCCAAGGGAAACATATTGAACTATGGAAATCCTGAGGAAGCCTTGCCTGAATATGACGCAGCTTTGGAAATCGATCCTAATTCGCCTGTCGCGTATGCATCCAAGGGGATCGTACTTGTTACGGCGGGACGCGCGGCCGAAGCGTTTTCTCCAATTCAGATCGCTTTGCGCCTAAGCCCCAAAGATCCGGCTGCTGGGACTTGGCATTTTTTCCTCTGTCACGCTCATGTCCATCTAAGCCAATACAGGGAAGGGATTGAGGAATGTAGGCGCTCCATAAATTTGAACAAATCGGACTGGTTTCCGTATCCAGATCTGATTGCCGCCTATGAAGCCACTGGCCAATCGGAAATGGCCCAGCAAGTAATCGTGGAACTAAACGCAATCCGACCGGACTTCACGATCCAGTGGTTCAAGCAAATCGGCTATGCACGTTCGAGCAATCCGCAGTTTCGTCGTGAGTACGACGGCATCATCGAAGGACTCAGAAAAGCCGGCGTTCGCGAGCAATGA